TATAAATATAATTGATATCAGGGCAAATCTGTTGAAAGATAGAGACGCAAAGCTAAAGGGCCTAAACAAACATAAATTGTAGGGCAGCCAGCTGCAGTTGAACCCCACAATAGGAGCTGTAAAATGGCAGAAAAAAAGATGAATGAAACCATTGAAAAGAATATTTACGATGTAGCTTTGCGCAATATTTACGATGAGCTTTATGAATTGAATGTTACAAGGAACCGTTATCGCATTATCTACCATGTGGAGAATAAATATGTGACGCCGCCGGAAGAAGGTATTCTGGCAGATGCCGTTGCCGATGTGTCAGCGCACATGATCCACCCGGAGGATTCGAAACGGTTTTTGGAATTTTTTGACCTTGATAAAATACACGTAGCCTTGGAATCTGGAAAGGGCAGCGTTATCGGTGAGTTCCGCAAACTATGGGTGGACGGGAGCTTTCACTGGGCTTCACTGACCGTTTTTCCGGCGGTCGATTATGGCGGGGAGGATGAGATCCTGCTCTGCTTTATCATGGATATCGACTATAAAAAACAGATGGAAGCCGTTGAAAAGGAAAACGAGAGCCTCCAGAAAAAACAGATAGACGACGAGCGCTACCGTCTGGTCATTGAGCAGACCAATACCCTGGTGTTTGAGTGGATCATTGAGACGGATCAGCGTTACTATGCGCCTGAATTTTCAGAAATATTCATGGGCAGCTATGACGGCCGGGATATCAAGGAAATCTGGCTTAACGACGAAGTGGTCCATCCCAAGGATATTGAAGTGCTAAAGCAGAAAATGAATATGGAAGCCATCAGTAACGGCCAGGTGGAAATGGAGATACGCCTGTGCAATAAGAAAGGGCGGTACATCTGGTGTAAGATTGTCTTTAATGTACTTTATAATGAGGATGGCAGCATCAAGCGGGTGATCGGCACCCTGAACAATATCGACGAATCCAAGCGGGCTCACGAAACCCTGAAATACCGAGCAGAGTTTGATCGGCTGACTGGTATTTATAATATCAATACCTTTTATGCGCAGGCCGAAAGACTGGTCAAGGATTATCCAGACCAAAAATTTGCTGTGGTGCGGCTGGATGTCAACCGCTTTAAATTTATTAACGATCTGCACGGGCGTGAGGAGGGCAATCGACTGCTCAGGTTTATGGCAACGGTTATTTCGGCCAATATGGGGCCTTTGGATGCCTTTGGGCGGATGAACAGCGATGTGTTCTGCCTTTGCATGTCTTATGCTTCAGGCAATCCTCTGCTCGAGCGCATAAAGAAGATCCTGAAAGAGATCAACCAGTTTTCTGAGAGCTACCAGGTCATGCCCTCCTGCGGAATCTGCATTGTGAAAGACCGTGATACCCAGATGAGTATCCTCTGCGACTGGGCAAACCTGGCCCAGAAAACCATCAAGGGAAGCCAGATCAAGCAATGGGCCTTTTATGATAAAAAGCTGAGAGCCAAACAGCTTGAGGAGCAGCGAATCGAAAATGAAATGGATGAGGCGCTTAATAAACGCCAGTTCAAAGTATTCCTCCAGCCGAAGCATAATGTGCAGAACGGCGCGGTGATCGGCGCTGAGGCGCTGGTGCGGTGGGACCATCCCGAGAGGGGGTTCCTGACACCATGCCGCTTCATCCCGCTTTTTGAACGCAACGGTTTTATCATCAAGCTGGACGAATATGTCTGGGAAGAGACCTGCCGGATCGTCAAATCCTGGCTGGACAGGGGAATGGAAGCAGTTCCGGTGTCGGTTAATGTGTCCAGAGTGCAGGTGTATAACCCGAATTTTTATAAAAAGCTGCTGCATATTATCCGCCGCTACGATATTCCCAAGGAGCTTCTGGAGGTCGAACTGACCGAGAGCAGCTTTGTGGAGAACACTGTAGACCTGTACCGTGGCATGGAGCGGCTGAGAGAGGAAGGAATTTCCTTTTCAATGGATGACTTTGGATCAGGCTATTCCTCACTCAATATGCTTAAAAATGTACCGGTCAACACCATTAAGCTGGATCGTGAATTCTTTAACGAGAGTGTGGCGACCCAGAAGGGCAAGACCATCATTGAGCATACCATCGGCATGATTAATGATCTGAAACTTCAGGTCATTGCCGAGGGTGTAGAGACGGGAGACCAGGTGGGTTTCCTGAATGATTGCGGGTGTTTGGCAGCTCAGGGCTATTATTATTCCAGACCCATGCCGGTAGAAGAGTTTGAAGAACGATTTTTAAAAGAGAACATCTAAAAAAGAGCTGTGTAGTGCAGCTCTTTTTTAATGCTTTAATTTCCTGGCCTGTCCTGTGGCGTCTGTCCGCCCTGCATATCCTGCGGGGCGCTTTCTCCGGGATGGGTGCCGCCAGGGCCACCGCCCATACCACTGTTGTAGGTGCTGCCGTCCTCGGCAATGCTCGTGACTGAGGTGGAGGGTGTCACTGTGGTCAGGTCTGCGCCGCCTTTTGTCAGGGTATAGGTAGACCCTGTCAGGATATCCGGCGTGCTGATGATGATATTCTGAAATGCCTTGGCTGGGGTGTAGCTCGCGATTTCCTGCCCATTTGCATCCTTCAGGCTGATGGCTGTGCCAGCTGTCTGGGCGGTGTTAAAGGTCAGTGAGATGCTGTTCTGAGCAGAGCTGGACGATGGTGTCTGGAGCATACCGGAGCTGCCTGCCGCGATCAGGGTGCCGCCGGTCAGATTATAGGTGCCGTCGTAATCCAGCGCGCCGTTGCCGCCATCGGTGGGCCCATCAATGGTGACTGTGCCGCCAGTCTGGTTGATGGAGGCGTTGGAATCCAGTCCGTCACCACCGGCGTTGATGGCCCAGTTACCGCCATTAATGTTCAGCACAATGGAGCCGTCGTCCACGCTGGCGCTTTCCATGGGGTTCTGCCCCGGACGCCCATTTTGTGAGGAGCCGTCGCCGCCCGCGGCGTTGATGCCGTCATCGCTCGCCACAATGCTGCCCTTACCGCCGTTCAGGGTAATGCTCATACTTTCAAGGCCTTCATAGGATTTGGTGATATCAAAGGTACCGCCATCTATGGTCAGGGAGGTGTCAGCGTGGATACCGTCATCACCGGAGCTCAGATTAAAGGCACCGTCCTTAATGTCGATGGTGCCATCTGCGTGGATCGAGTCGTCAGACGAGTCAATGTGATAGGTGCCGGCGTTGATGACAATGGCGTTTCCGGCCTTCAGAGCCTTTGCGCTCTGGGTCGTGTCGCTGGTGTCGTCAGAAGCGGTCTGGGGCGATTGCTGCCAGCTGCCCCAGGTGTTGCCCGCGGTTCCGGCCTTATCGCTGCTGTTGGTGCTCCCGCCGCCTGTGGCCAGGCTAAAGGTGCCGCCGTTAATGGTCAGGCTGTTTTCAGCCTGGATACCATCAGCGCCTGCGGTAATGTCAAAGGTGCCGCCATCAATCTGGATGGTACCCTTGGCGGTATCCTCATCATTGGTGGACTTGATACCGTCGCCGGCAGCGTTGATGGTGATGGTGCCGCCCGCAATTTTGGTGGCGTCGCGCCCCACAATGCCGTCGTCTGCCGAGGAGGCAATGGTGATGCTGCCCGACATGATTTTCAGGTCGTCCTTTGAGGTGATGGCGTCATTGTAGCTGCCAGTCACTGATAAGGCTCCGCCGCCGTTGATGGTCAGGTCATCCTGCACATAAAGGGCGGCGCTTGGCGCTTCTGTATCCGCGCTGTCCCGGGACGCACTGTCTGCCAGGCTGTTCTGGGTGCCGGCTTCCAGGGTAACGAGAGTTTTGCCGGCCTGCTTGCTGTAGATAGCCGCACCGCTGCCCGAGGTGATGTGGGCGTCCTTGAGTACAAGACGGACTGTGGCGTTTTTGTCAGCGTCTATGACGATGCTGCCATCATTTAAAGTGCCGGAGAGTACATAGGCCCCAGCCCCTGTGATGGTGAGGGTGCTGCCGTTTACGGTGGCGCCGTCGCCGGAAAAATCAATGCCGCTGCCGTTAAGGGTAACAGTCTGGGGGTTTTCATCACTGTAATCCGTGTCATAGTCCTCCGCGTCATAGCCAGCAGCCGTGGCGCTTGCGCCGGATGACGTTTCAGTCCTGGCAGTACAGCCGGCTGTGAGGATCAGCAGGAGGATAAAGAGAGGAATAAAGGCTAAAAGCAAAATACTTGTTTTTTTCATGGGTTTTCTCCTAAAGGGCCTCGGAAACAGTCTGGGGCCGTCCGCAGATTACAGTGAGGTTACCGTTGCGGCAGCGGATGGCGTCGATGAGCGCTTTTTCATCCTCAGCCCGTTTCAGGACAATATGATATGAAAGCTCATACATACTGCCAAGATTAGTGGTTTTGACGCGTTCCAGAGACACTTTTTTTGTGTAAGCGCTGAAAATATCATCGAAGATTTCAGAATAGTCCAAGTTTTCAGGGATGGTGATGCGCAGCTCCTTGTCAAGAGGCTTGTGTTCGCCAAAGGGCGAGCGGCAGAGGATGAGCATGACCAGGCTGATGATGATGGTGATGACCGCCGCGAACACCACGTAGCCAGTGCCTGTGGCCAGCCCTACAGCCATGGAAAAAAAGATGCTGCTGATCTCCCGGGAGCTTCCTGGAACTGAGCGGAAGCGGATCAGGCTGAAGGCGCCGAGCACCGCCACGCTTGTGCCCAGGTTGCCGTTGACCAGCATGATGACAATCTGCACCATGGCAGGTAGAAGAGCCAGCGTAATGACAAAATTTTTGGAATAGGTGCCGTGGGCCATGTAAACCAAAGCGATGACAAGTCCCAGGATAAGGGACACAAAGGTACAGATGAGCGCAGTGCTGATGGTCATCTGGCCGGTGGTGGCAGTGTCTATGATTGTTGTAAACAAGCGGGGTTCCTCCTTTCGGTTATAAGTTTGCGCTTGTAGATGCTGCCGTATTTGGAAAAGGATGCAGGGTAGATTTTAAGCTCTGAGAGCATACCGCTCAGCCAGAGCGGCATGGCATCAGGAATCTTGATCTCCATGAGAATCTCTTTCGAGTCGAGCAGGGATACGCCGTTATCGCCTAAGGCAAGGCTCAGATCAGACTCACGGCTGCGGATATTGGCGTCAAAGGTAATGCGGATATCGCTGTTTTCGATACCGTAGCAGGCGATGCGGTCATAAGCCAGAAAGAGCTTGGGAACGGGCTTGTAAAAAGCCATGAAATAGTCGATCTCCCGGAGAATCTGGCTGTCAAGGCTTGGGCGCAGGCCGTGGTTGAGCCAAGCCTCGGCCTGGTTCAGAGGCATGGCGGCACGGCGCTTGTAAACGGTGCGCTGCCATTTTTTCTTGATTTCAATATAGACAGTGTCCTCCTGGCCGGGAACACCATAGCTGCGCAGACGCAGCTTCTCCTTGTAGGGGGGCTTCTCGATAGAATGGCGGATCAGGTCGTAGTGGGGAGTGTCGTAGTAAATATTGCAGATAGTGTGGCGTCCGTATTCGTCCATCTGCATATAGGGCTTTAGAGCCTGTATGAGTGACCAGTATTTTTCGCCGGACAGATGGTATTTTTTCTCGATCCTTTGGAAAACGCTGTTGCTCTGACTGAGTGTGTTCATAAATATTTCCTTTCATTTCAAACTTTACAAAAATTTTACATGATTAATGTGATGAATTTATGATGTTTTTAAGAATTCTGCGTGAAGAAACATTTTTTGCCAAAGTAAAAGCCATAAGGTATAATAATGAAAGAAGCATTCACCAATTAGGATTGATAAGGAGCATCGTTTTATGCAGATAGAGTTAAATGATCTATTAATCAGGGATTTTCATCGAAAAGATGCTAAGCTTCTCCATAGCATTGTGCGCGAAAGTGAGATTGTTAAGTTTATGAAAGATTGGTCTGAGAATGCTAAGAATCCTGAAGATTTGTATGGATTTATTGATTGGCTGCAAACAAAGAAAGCGTCAACTGATATTTTTGAAAACAAACGATATGCTATTGTGTTAAAAAAAACAGATGAACTAATTGGAATGGTCGGTATGGGAATTGAAGACACATTAAATGAAGTTGAGGTTGCATACTTTATGAGTGAGAAGTATCAACACAAAGGCTATACAAAACAGGCAGTAACTGCTATTGTTAATTGGTGTTTTCAAGTGTCGGATGTTCCCTATTTAATTTTAACAATCGACTGTGCAAATACACCTTCCTGCAAGCTGGCAGATAGCTGCGGTTTTGAATTATTTGAAAAAAGAACTCCTATTGGGCATATACAACCTAATATGGAAAGCGATAGTTATTATTACTATCGTATATACAGAAAATGAGTATAATCTGTTTCGTTATTTAAGTGGAAACGGTAAAAATCCATGATTCGCAATGCTTTTGAAAAAGACTATAAAAAAGTTATGAGGCGATTTTTGTCTGTAAAATCAATAAAAAATGGCAGCCTGTACCCCAATCGGTACGGCTGCCATTTTTTCTTTTCATTTCCAGATTTATCACTCGTTTTGAACCACTTTTTTCTTTTCATTCTGTTTTGCCTGGACTTCATCTGCCTTGTCACCAGTATACTGCATATAGACAATGGCGCCTACGGCAATGACCATCCCGACGATTTGGAGGGAGCCGAGATGCTGGCTCAGGACTAGAAAGCCCAAAAGCGCGGCCGTGGTGGGTTCAAGGACAAAGGTCAGGGAAGCCGTTGAGGCTTCGATATAATTGTAAGAAACGGCGATGGTTCCATAGGAGATGACCAAAACGGCAAAGTAGCCGAGCAGCATGAGCCACATGGTCAGGCCGCCTGAAGGGGCGGCGGCCGCAAATTCCCGGAATACCTCGGCTGGCGTGGTCTTAAAGGAAAAAACAATGAGACCCATGGCGTTGGAATAGACCAGGTACGCCAGGTAGGAAACGCCGTTTGAAATGTGAAAATAATCAAAAAGGTAGGCAAAAGCTAAGCTGAAACAGTTGGCCAGCCCCCAGAAAATACCAATGGTTGTAATATCGCTGACATGAGTGCTGAAAAGATTGAGCACCAGCGCCATACCGAAAATGGCAATGACGCAGGCGATCAGCTTTTCCCTGGTGATCTTCGATTTAAAGAAGATACGCATCAGGAAAACCAGAACAATGGCGTTCGAGAAATCCAACAGCGAGGCGACAGCGATGGGCAGCGTGTTAAAAGACCGGATCGAGGTATAGATATAGATAGGCGACGCGATCATTCCGCTGCACACAATGAGGGTAAAGTAGAACAGCTTCCTGGGCAGCCTGAGAACCTTTGGCTGTGTAACAAGGGTGTAGATAAGGTAGAAGGATAAGACAGCCAGCGGCGTAAAAGTCGACATGGCGTTTTCGGAAATGCCAAGGCTGTCAAAATAGTTCAAAAACACACCAAAGGTACCAGTAGCTACCGCGGAGGAAGCGGCCAGCAGGACGCCGTAAGCGGCGCCTTTATGTCTGAGAAGAGGCATTATCTTTCACACTCCTTTGGGCATAAAGGCTATTCGACGTCAACTTCAGGGTTCGCATTTGCAGAATCCTGAGTGAGATCTACGGACTCGGTCTGGGCGGCAAGCTCAGCCTTTTCGCGTTTGCCCTCGGAGTATTGCATATAGACAATGGCGCAAACTGCAATGGCGATCCCCAGCATCTGGAGCGGCGTCAGTGTTTCGTGCAGGATAATGAAGCCTAGAATGGCTGCAACACTGGGTTCCAGAACAAAGGTGAGCGCGCCGTAGGAGGCGTCGATATAATTATAACAGGCCGTAATGGAGTAGTAAGACCACATGAGCACTGCGCAGTAGACAAGGGCAACCACAATGACGACGGCGCCGTTTGCGGAAATAGATTCCATGATGTTCTGACCGACAGCCGCTGGATTAGAGGTGATCAGCAGGATGATGGAGCTGCACAGGCAGGCATAAATCTGAGTAGTGATAACCGGTACATCATGGCTGATATGGAAATAGTCGATGGAATAGACAAACGCCAGGGCACATGCAACAGCCACACCCCAGAAGATCCCCATGCTCGTGATTGGGACACTGCTATCCGGAGCTACAGCGCCGAAGCTAATGACCTGGAGCACCAGCATGATGCCGACAATGGCCAGCACACAGCAGATCAGTTTTTCTTTGGTGATCTTCTGCTTAAACAGAATCCGCATCAAAAATACCAAAACGATGGAATTTGAGAAGTGGAACAGGGAGGCGATGGCCATGGGCAGGTTGGCGAATACACGCACATAGGTAAAATTATACAGTGGGTATAAAATAAAGCCGCTGACCGCGATCATCGTAAAATAATACAGCTTTTTTGGCGCGAGGAGCAGCCTGCGGTCCTTGATGAGCGCGATCAGTAAAAAAGCAATAAACATGAATACCGGGCCGATGAGGGTAACCGTATCATCGCTGAGTCCAAAGACCGACAGGTAGTGCAGAAAGATGCCAAAGGTACCAGTCGCAACCGCGGAGCTGCACGCCAGAAAGATACCAAACCCGACGCCTTTTCTTTTCTTTGCGTCCATTTTTTTCTCCTTTATAAGAACTTAAAAACCAGTGGGAACAGGGAGACCCCTGTTACAGGGGCCTCCTAAAAAGGCTTAGTGTAAATATTTTTCAAAGATTTCCTTCATTTTGACTTTTTTATCTTCTGGAATTTCAGGCGCAACGTAAGAGTCCATCCGTTTCTTTAGCTGATCGTCGATGCGCTGCGTGATATCCTTGTTTTCGATAACATATTCTTCGTAGGTACTGCGGACGCCGAAATCCGGGAAGCTGTGTTCTTTGCGGTAGTTGCGCAGCGTATTTTTATGTTTGACATAGGTGCCGTGCTGCCCAACCTCGGTGATCAGGTCAACAGTTTTATCAATATTCATATCCTTGGCCGGCTTGATATAAGCCTGGACATGCTTGATGATCTCTTCGTCCAGAATGAATTTGCGATAGTTGGCGCTGTTGAAGCTGTCAAGGCTGCCCAGCATAAACATGGCGATATCCAGCTTGGCGGCAAAGGCATTCATGATGGCAGTCGTCGCTTCGAGGGCAGCCTGAACGTCGCAGTTTTTGGCGTCGGTGCTTCCGGACGGCATATCAAAGGGCACTTCATAGTATCCGGCCATCTGGCGGGCCATGGCGCACATCTTAATACTTTCAGAAGCGCCGGTGCAGAGCTGAAGGGTACGCATGTCTGTGATACAGGTATAGGTGGAGTAAACCACTGGCAGGCCCGGATTAATGAGCTGGATCAGTGTAAACATGGCCACGTTTTCCGCATTGGTCAGAACCACGTTGTCGATGCCAGTGATCGGGCCTGTCAGGCCGGCGGCAGAGCAGGGAGTAACCTCCATGACCTGATTCTTTTCGGCTGCGTAGAACAAACCGTCCAGCAGTTCTTCGTCAAAGCGAAGCGGAGAAATCGGAGATAAGGATGCGAACAGAGGATAGCCGCCTTCCTTTTCTGTGAGCAGGTGCATCATTTCCATGGTCATATCAATGGTATTGCGGTCAACAGAGCACAGGTTCATGGGTTTGTCCATGTGCAGGAAGTATTCATAGATGGCGGTGATAACGCCTTCCTTGTAGGTGCAGTTATCTGTCGGGAATACGATCAGCTGCCCACCGATATCGACACAGCTGCTGCTCTGGGACAGCTTGAAGAAATTGCGCATGTCATCAAAATTGACTTTACGGCGTTTGAACTCTTCGTCGATGATAAAGGGGGAGGTAGCGTTCGGAGCGATGAGGGGACGGTCGGTCGCGCCGATATTGACAGAGCGGTCCGGGTTGGCCGCATCCAGTATGAAGGATCTCGGAGCAAGCTTCATACAATCTTCAACAACCTTTGGCGGAATCTTGATGATATTGCCTTCAACCGTTGCACCGTGTTTTTTGAAAATTTCATGGGCGCGTTCGTCGCACATTTCAACGCCGCATTTTTCCAGCACATCCAGGGTAGCCTGATGAACGTCTTCGATCTGTTTTTTAGTCAGGGGTTCATAAGTAAAATTCATTTTTCTTTCCTCCTAATTTTGTGCATATTGTGTTATACACTGTACCTGTATTGTAATACGATCCCGGGGGCTTGTCAAGAAAAATCTTAAAAAAAATCTATTTACAAATAAAAAGATAAGAAAACCTTTAAAATAGGCGCTTTATCCCCAAAAAAAACTTTTTGTTGTGATTGAAACTAAAAACGTGTTATAATAAACAAAATTTGAAAAAGCAGAATTAACCAAAAATACGTTTTGAACATATAATATTATGCACAGAAGCTGTGCGGATAAGGTGAGCAAATGAAGCTTTTTAAAAACAGGAAACCCATGGTAGGGATTCTTTTGGGCTGTGCTGGCGCTGTTACAACCGGTATCTTTGGCATCTTTTTTAGCTATTTTGATTTCATTGGTCTCAGTGAGAGCGGCCGGACGATTTTAACGCCCTTCTTCGTATTCATATGCTTTTTCTCAGTGGCACTGGTCAAGAATCCTAAAAGCCTGATCCTAAAAAATAAGCTTTTGTACCTGACAACTATCTGCCTGAGCGGTGGGCTTTTGTACTCCACTTACAATTTTGCTTATGTAAAAGCCATTGAAAGCCTGCCCCTGGCCATCACCTCACTGTTTAACTTTTCCAATGCCGTGGTGCTGGTGCTTCTGATGCGTTTGTTTTTTAAAGAAAAAATTACAGCTAAAAAGGTAATCTGCTGTCTGATCAGCCTGGTTGGAATCCTGTTTGTTCTTGAGATATTCTCAGGGGGAGACGGCGACATTACAACCATCGGTATTTTCTGGGGCGTCTCAGTGACGGTGAGCCTGGCTTTTGCCTATACCATCGACTATTTTCATATACAGAAAGAGATCCCCTTTTATGTGGTCCAGACCTATACCTGTCTGGGGGCCATGATTGTCTACTCCTTTAATTATTCGGTTTGGGATCTTTTTAAGGAGATGGGTAGTATTACCGTCCAGCACGGCGCTGTGCTGTGGCTTGTGCTGCTGCTGTACTTTGTCAATGTCGCCATTTCTTACGGCGCCACCACAGCGTCCTATAATTTTATCGACGCGTCCTATACCTCCATGACTTACGTCCTGGAGCCGACCGTCGCGGCCACAGCGGGGTTCTTTCTCTATGGACAGAGGCTTTCAGCAGTTCAGATCATCGGGATGGTCATATCCGTCAGCGCCATTGTCTATATGCAGTATATTGAGAGCAAAGGCGAAGGGTAGAACAGGAAAAGGATACTGCGAGAGTGGACGAAAAGGCTTTGCAGTGTCAATGAATTCCAAATTATGATATAATCAGTAAAAATAAAGAACAAATTTGAGCATATAATATGATATACAGGAGGCAAGCGAATGAACTTAACAGCATTGACCAAAAAAGTCGTAGAGCTGGAAGATGAAATGGTGACCCGCATTGTAGAGCGGGCGCTGGATCTTGGGGCTGCCCCTATGGAAATTGTCAATGCCGTCAACGACGGGCTGGACAAGGTGGGACTGCTTTACGAGCGCGGAGAATACAGCATCTCAGACCTGATGATGGCCGGTGTTATCTTCGAGGATATACTGAACATGGAGGGGATGCAGTTTCCGGCAAGCCAGCAGGAAGAGGTTTTTGCAGATACAATCCTGCTGGGAACCATTGAAGGCGATATCCATGATATTGGAAAGACAATTTTCCATTCCCTGGCCGTTTCAGTTGGTTTTAATGTCATCGACCTTGGAGTGGATGTGCCAGCTGAGCGTTTTGTGGAAGAGGCCAGGCGCTGCCACCCCAGCATTATCGGTATCAGCGCAGTGTTGACCAACACTGTGGGCGCCATTCAGCGGGCCATTGACCTGCTGAAGAATGACCCCGCAACAAAGGATATTACCACCATTATCGGCGGTGCCATGGTCAATATCGACATTGCGGCCATTTCCGGTGCCGATGCCTTTGCCAAAACCGCCAAGGACGGCGTCGCTGAGTGTATCCGACTGAAAAAGCTGTTTAACGAAAAAAGACAGGATAAGAAACAATGAGTAATTCTAAATTTAAGTATGAAGAAATCATTGAGAGCATTAAGCATAAAATATCCACCAATGTTTACAAGGACAACGACCCTCTGCCCTCAGAGACAGCCCTCTGCGCCGAATACGGCGCCAGCCGGATAACCGTCCGAAAGGCTATATCAGTCCTTCTGTCAGAAGGGCATCTTTACTCCATTCAAGGGAAAGGTAATTACATCAAAAATGTTAAGAAAAACAAGTTTTCCATGCGCTACAGCTGTAAAACTATTTTTAACAATGGTTATGACGAAGCCAAGCTGATTTCCTCAAGCCTTGTAACACCGGATGTTTATATGGTTTATAATCTGAACATTGCACCCAATGAAAGAGTCGTGGCCTTAAAGTGGCTGATTTATGAGGACGGGCTGCCCATCGCCTATGATGAAAAATACCTGCCCTACTTTGCGGGGATCAATATTTCAGAGAAAAGTCTGAAATATAAAGATTTCTCGGA
The DNA window shown above is from Eubacterium limosum and carries:
- a CDS encoding GntR family transcriptional regulator, with translation MSNSKFKYEEIIESIKHKISTNVYKDNDPLPSETALCAEYGASRITVRKAISVLLSEGHLYSIQGKGNYIKNVKKNKFSMRYSCKTIFNNGYDEAKLISSSLVTPDVYMVYNLNIAPNERVVALKWLIYEDGLPIAYDEKYLPYFAGINISEKSLKYKDFSDLVKNKISVYEMYQDLRIKGVNADVDVAEKLRIPVGSILMLVELNVYDQSGLPFGWGKLYILPDKTRFFAKTE
- a CDS encoding DMT family transporter, translated to MKLFKNRKPMVGILLGCAGAVTTGIFGIFFSYFDFIGLSESGRTILTPFFVFICFFSVALVKNPKSLILKNKLLYLTTICLSGGLLYSTYNFAYVKAIESLPLAITSLFNFSNAVVLVLLMRLFFKEKITAKKVICCLISLVGILFVLEIFSGGDGDITTIGIFWGVSVTVSLAFAYTIDYFHIQKEIPFYVVQTYTCLGAMIVYSFNYSVWDLFKEMGSITVQHGAVLWLVLLLYFVNVAISYGATTASYNFIDASYTSMTYVLEPTVAATAGFFLYGQRLSAVQIIGMVISVSAIVYMQYIESKGEG
- a CDS encoding cobalamin B12-binding domain-containing protein, with amino-acid sequence MNLTALTKKVVELEDEMVTRIVERALDLGAAPMEIVNAVNDGLDKVGLLYERGEYSISDLMMAGVIFEDILNMEGMQFPASQQEEVFADTILLGTIEGDIHDIGKTIFHSLAVSVGFNVIDLGVDVPAERFVEEARRCHPSIIGISAVLTNTVGAIQRAIDLLKNDPATKDITTIIGGAMVNIDIAAISGADAFAKTAKDGVAECIRLKKLFNEKRQDKKQ